GAGCGAAGTCCGAGCATCAGAGCTGTACTGAATGTTCTTTGCTGCCATGCTTACATCTCCTTGGTTGATTGTTTCTGAAAATTTCGATTACACAATTGCGAAGATGTCTGCTTCGCGCATGATGAGAAGTTCTTCGCCTTCCACGGTCACTTCGGTTCCGGAGTATTTTCCGTACAACACTTTGTCGCCGACTTTGACTTCGGGGGCAACTTTCTTTCCGTCGTCGGTGACTTTGCCCGGACCAACGGCAACTACTTCACCGATCACCGGCTTTTCTTTTGCGGTATCGGGAAGGATGATACCACCCTTGGTTTTCTCTTCTGCTGCAGCGGGCTTAATAATAACCCTGTCAGCCAATGGCTTCATTTTCATGGAACCTCCTTGTTGGTGTTGTTTGATTTTTTGTAACTGGTTTGAATACAATATCTTAGAGAGATTAGCACTCTCCATATAAGAGTGCTAATAATATATATAAAATCTGCAATATGTCAAGAGGTGTGGAATTAAGAAGTGTTAAGGAATGACCGGAATCAATCCGAAAACGGCAAGTTTCGGAAAATAGGAAATGAGACGGGTGAAGAATGGCTATCGGGCAGCTTT
This window of the Bacteroidota bacterium genome carries:
- the groES gene encoding co-chaperone GroES; its protein translation is MKMKPLADRVIIKPAAAEEKTKGGIILPDTAKEKPVIGEVVAVGPGKVTDDGKKVAPEVKVGDKVLYGKYSGTEVTVEGEELLIMREADIFAIV